Proteins co-encoded in one Arachis hypogaea cultivar Tifrunner chromosome 13, arahy.Tifrunner.gnm2.J5K5, whole genome shotgun sequence genomic window:
- the LOC112737687 gene encoding bifunctional protein FolD 4, chloroplastic codes for MASAAASSCSSISMMFLTHSCASTSSTAHRLLPPGCLRRRLHCHPLQRGPTYLRCLTFHSSAAAPSLPHVVFPHASLTTGTNTKVIDGKAVSKQIRDEITAEVSRMKEAIGVIPGLAVILVGDRKDSATYVRNKKKACESVGINSLEVRLAEDSTEEEVLKHISGYNDDPSVHGILVQLPLPSHMNEQNVLNAVRIEKDVDGFHPLNIGRLAMRGREPLFVPCTPKGCIELLHRHGISIKGKRAVVIGRSNIVGMPAALLLQREDATVTVVHSRTNNPEEIIKQADIIISAVGQPNMVRGSWIKTGAVIIDVGINPVEDPNSPRGYRLVGDVCYEEAVEVASAVTPVPGGVGPMTIAMLLQNTLISAKRMHNFE; via the exons ATggcttctgctgctgcttcttcatGTTCTTCCATTTCAATGATGTTCCTAACTCATTCCTGTGCTTCTACTTCTTCCACCGCCCACCGCCTGCTCCCACCGGGATGCCTCCGCCGCCGCCTCCACTGCCACCCCTTACAGAGGGGCCCCACCTATCTCCGGTGCCTCACTTTTCACTCTTCCGCAGCAGCTCCTTCACTGCCCCATGTTGTTTTTCCCCATG CATCCCTGACTACTGGGACTAATACTAAGGTGATTGATGGAAAAGCGGTATCAAAGCAGATCAGAGATGAGATAACAGCTGAAGTCTCCAGGATGAAAGAAGCTATTGGTGTGATTCCAGGGTTAGCCGTAATCCTTGTTGGAGATAGAAAGGACTCTGCTACTTACGTGCGTAACAAGAAGAAAGCTTGTGAATCTGTTGGAATCAATTCTTTGGAAGTACGTTTGGCTGAGGATTCCACAGAAGAAGAAGTATTGAAGCATATTTCAGGCTACAATGATGATCCTTCAGTTCATGGCATTCTTGTTCAGTTACCTTTACCTTCT CATATGAATGAGCAAAATGTCCTGAATGCTGTTAGAATTGAGAAAGATGTAGATGGCTTTCATCCATTAAATATTGGTCGTCTTGCCATGCGTGGTAGAGAACCACTATTTGTTCCCTGTACACCAAAGGGGTGCATAGAGCTACTTCACAGACACGGCATTTCTATTAAAGGAAAGAGGGCCGTTGTAATTGGTCGGAGCAATATCGTAGGAATGCCAGCTGCTCTCTTGCTGCAG AGGGAAGATGCTACTGTCACTGTCGTCCATTCAAGAACCAATAATCCTGAAGAGATCATAAAGCAGGCAGATATTATCATTTCGGCTGTTGGGCAGCCAAACATGGTTAGGGGAAGCTGGATAAAAACTGGTGCAGTAATTATCGATGTCGGAATCAACCCAGTAGAG GATCCGAATAGCCCTCGAGGTTATAGACTGGTTGGAGATGTTTGTTATGAAGAAGCCGTAGAAGTTGCCTCGGCTGTTACTCCTGTTCCTGGAGGAGTTGGTCCAATGACCATAGCAATGCTTCTCCAGAATACACTCATCTCTGCAAAGAGGATGCATAATTTTGAATAA
- the LOC112737688 gene encoding phosphomannomutase: protein MAARKPGLIALFDVDGTLTAPRKVVTPEMLVFMQDLRKVVTVGVVGGSDLVKISEQLGSTVTNDYDYVFSENGLVAHKEGNLIGTQSLKSFLGDEKLKEFINFTLHYIADLDIPIKRGTFIEFRSGMLNVSPIGRNCSQEERDEFEKYDKIHNIRPKMVEVLREKFAHFNLTFSIGGQISFDVFPQGWDKTYCLRYLEDFNEIHFFGDKTYKGGNDHEIYESERTFGHTVTSPEDTMKQCTALFLKN, encoded by the exons GTGGTGACTCCAGAGATGTTGGTGTTCATGCAAGATCTAAGGAAG GTTGTAACAGTTGGAGTTGTGGGCGGTTCTGACCTTGTAAAGATATCTGAGCAACTTGGCAGCACAG TTACCAATGACTATGATTATGTATTTTCTGAGAATGGTCTTGTGGCTCATAAGGAAGGAAACCTCATTGGAACCCAG AGCTTGAAATCATTCCTTGGTGATGAAAAGCTCAAG gaatttatTAATTTCACACTTCATTACATTGCTGACTTGGATATCCCTATTAAGAG GGGAACATTCATAGAATTCCGTAGTGGAATGCTGAATGTGTCGCCAATCGGGCGAAACTGCAGCcaagaagaaagagatgaattTGAGAAGTATGACAAG ATTCACAACATTCGTCCGAAAATGGTTGAGGTGCTTCGTGAAAAGTTTGCTCATTTTAATCTGACATTTTCCATTGGAGGGCAGATAAGCTTTGAT GTTTTCCCTCAAGGTTGGGATAAAACATACTGCCTTAGATACCTTGAAGATTTTAACGAAATTCACTTCTTTGGTGACAAAACCTACAAG GGTGGAAATGACCATGAGATCTATGAATCAGAAAGGACATTTGGCCACACAG TTACAAGTCCTGAAGATACCATGAAGCAGTGCACAGCTCTCTTCCTTAAAAATTGA